One window of the Streptomyces sp. ITFR-21 genome contains the following:
- a CDS encoding phosphatidylserine decarboxylase, which yields MPHSHSSAPRGRVRLARGASPWLLPTVATAAVSLTQARRSGRWAAVAVPATALAAGMLWFFRDPEREITEGRVIAPADGVVQSITPWKDGRTRVAIFMNPLNVHVNRAPLAGTVTTVEHIPGGYVPAFNKESENNERVIWHFDTELGDVEVVQIAGAVARRIVPYVPRGCKVEQGDRIGLIRFGSRVDVYLPEGIEPDVEVGQRTTAGVTRLDRA from the coding sequence ATGCCCCACAGCCATTCCTCTGCACCACGCGGCCGGGTCCGCCTCGCGCGCGGAGCGTCGCCATGGCTCCTCCCGACCGTGGCCACCGCGGCGGTCAGTCTCACTCAGGCACGCCGCTCCGGCCGCTGGGCGGCCGTGGCCGTACCCGCCACCGCGCTCGCGGCCGGCATGCTGTGGTTCTTCCGCGACCCCGAGCGGGAGATCACCGAAGGGCGGGTGATCGCCCCGGCCGACGGCGTGGTGCAGAGCATCACGCCGTGGAAGGACGGGCGCACCCGGGTCGCGATCTTCATGAACCCGCTGAACGTGCACGTGAACCGGGCTCCGCTCGCCGGCACGGTCACCACCGTCGAACACATCCCCGGCGGGTACGTACCGGCGTTCAACAAGGAGAGCGAGAACAACGAGCGGGTGATCTGGCACTTCGACACCGAACTCGGTGACGTCGAGGTCGTGCAGATCGCCGGCGCGGTGGCCCGGCGGATCGTCCCCTACGTACCGCGGGGCTGCAAGGTCGAACAGGGCGACCGGATCGGACTGATCCGGTTCGGGTCGCGGGTGGACGTCTACCTGCCCGAGGGCATCGAGCCCGATGTCGAGGTCGGGCAGCGCACCACGGCTGGGGTGACTCGCCTTGACCGTGCTTGA
- a CDS encoding TetR family transcriptional regulator, whose amino-acid sequence MSQPVKSDVPETANGRRAAAQRHRVRQDLAAAALHLFATQGYEATTVDEIAATAGVARRTFFRHFRSKEEAIFPDHDDTLVRVQAVLDSADPREHPLDTVCRGITEVLRMYAQVPEMSVERYRLTREVPTLREREIASVARYERTFTRYLLGHFDEGAQRDGDDDPLLAEVAASAVVAAHNHVLRRWLRAGGKGDVETQLDRAFAVIKKTFGTGIGAGRIPSRAAVEPTSVVSRRGEVVVAVARTDASPAEILHSIEEALRRA is encoded by the coding sequence ATGTCCCAGCCCGTGAAGTCCGACGTACCCGAGACCGCGAACGGCCGCCGGGCCGCCGCTCAGCGCCACCGGGTGCGGCAGGACCTCGCGGCGGCGGCCCTGCACCTGTTCGCGACGCAGGGGTACGAGGCCACGACCGTCGACGAGATCGCGGCGACCGCCGGGGTGGCGCGCCGCACGTTCTTCCGTCATTTCCGCTCCAAGGAAGAGGCGATCTTCCCCGACCACGACGACACGCTGGTCCGGGTGCAGGCGGTGCTGGACTCCGCGGACCCGCGTGAACACCCGCTGGACACGGTCTGCCGGGGCATCACCGAGGTACTGCGGATGTACGCGCAGGTGCCGGAGATGTCGGTGGAGCGCTACCGGCTGACCCGTGAGGTGCCGACGCTGCGGGAGCGGGAGATCGCCTCGGTGGCCCGCTACGAGCGGACCTTCACCCGCTATCTGCTGGGGCACTTCGACGAGGGCGCGCAGCGCGACGGCGACGACGACCCGCTGCTGGCGGAGGTGGCCGCGTCGGCGGTGGTGGCCGCGCACAACCACGTACTGCGGCGGTGGCTGCGGGCCGGCGGCAAGGGCGACGTGGAGACCCAGCTCGACCGCGCCTTCGCGGTGATCAAGAAGACCTTCGGCACCGGGATAGGGGCCGGCCGGATACCGTCGCGTGCCGCGGTGGAGCCGACGTCCGTGGTGTCCCGGCGCGGCGAGGTGGTGGTGGCGGTGGCCCGCACGGACGCCTCGCCCGCGGAGATCCTGCACAGCATCGAGGAGGCGCTGCGCCGGGCCTGA
- a CDS encoding adenylosuccinate lyase, producing MDPATRERLALALTAPGRPLDVREAAAVELAGAGDRRAFETLALLLNHQDEARARQAAKALLRLGDPRTGRAAAVLATNPLRTGYALPAIRLLVDLRAPEAVPALTETLQRLRARPRPALDHIARACAEGLETLRTAGADTGGGDGGRPDAERPPPAGGLTAG from the coding sequence ATGGATCCCGCCACCCGCGAGCGGCTCGCCCTCGCCCTCACCGCCCCCGGCCGCCCGCTGGACGTACGGGAGGCCGCCGCCGTCGAACTCGCCGGGGCGGGCGACCGGCGAGCGTTCGAGACGCTCGCGCTGCTGCTCAACCACCAGGACGAGGCCCGTGCCCGGCAGGCGGCGAAGGCCCTGCTGCGGCTCGGCGACCCGCGCACCGGCCGGGCCGCCGCCGTGCTGGCCACCAACCCGCTGCGGACCGGGTACGCGCTGCCCGCTATCCGCCTGCTGGTCGACCTGCGCGCGCCCGAGGCCGTACCGGCGCTCACCGAGACCCTGCAGCGACTGCGCGCCCGGCCGCGGCCCGCCCTCGACCACATTGCCCGGGCCTGCGCGGAGGGCCTGGAGACCCTGCGGACCGCCGGCGCGGACACCGGGGGCGGGGACGGCGGCCGGCCGGACGCGGAACGCCCGCCGCCCGCGGGGGGTCTCACAGCAGGGTGA
- a CDS encoding NUDIX hydrolase, producing MSLDFAAYIAGLPRILAGANTLFRSADGRVLLVEPNYRDDGTWTLPGGTIESDQGETPRQAAHRETVEEIGLDVTPGALLAVDWVTAPGRPPLTSYLYDGGVLGEEQLGAIRLQAAELDSWELVAEPDLDRYLTPNATRRVRAGLAALRSAGGPAELVNGRPARED from the coding sequence ATGAGTCTCGACTTCGCCGCGTACATCGCCGGCCTGCCCAGGATCCTCGCCGGAGCCAACACCCTTTTCCGATCCGCCGACGGCCGCGTCCTGCTGGTCGAGCCGAACTACCGGGACGACGGCACGTGGACGCTGCCGGGCGGCACGATCGAGTCCGACCAGGGCGAGACGCCGCGGCAGGCGGCGCACCGCGAGACGGTGGAGGAGATCGGGCTCGACGTCACGCCGGGCGCGCTGCTGGCCGTCGACTGGGTGACGGCCCCGGGGCGCCCGCCGCTGACCAGCTACCTCTACGACGGCGGCGTGCTCGGCGAGGAGCAGCTCGGCGCGATCCGCCTGCAGGCGGCGGAGCTGGACTCCTGGGAGCTGGTCGCCGAGCCCGACCTGGACCGCTACCTCACCCCGAACGCCACCCGCCGGGTCCGCGCCGGCCTGGCCGCCCTGCGCTCCGCCGGCGGCCCGGCCGAACTGGTCAACGGCCGCCCGGCCCGCGAGGACTGA
- a CDS encoding Rv2578c family radical SAM protein gives MRWDQLDRNDSAGALFGTDAVTTRTFDTPGFSGITFHEIRARTLLNRVPGASRMPFEWTVNPYRGCSHACVYCFARRTHSYLDLDTGHDFDTQIVVKTNAAELLRRELAAPRWKGEHVAMGTNVDCYQRAEGRYRLMPGILEALRDRANPFSILTKGSLILRDLDLIRQSASVTEVSVALSVGFVDNELWRSVEPGTPSPETRLAVCRTFAGHGIAPAVLMAPVLPFLSDSPEQLRATVRAVAAAGAGSITPLVLHLRPGAREWYMAWLAREHPHLVRRYETMYAGGSYAPKWYQRQVTRQVHEFAAEFGCGPSLPGGARRLRRPEEPAEPGPAPARPRGSVPAAPPSAMEGDTQLTLL, from the coding sequence ATGCGCTGGGACCAGCTGGACCGCAACGACTCGGCGGGCGCGCTGTTCGGTACGGACGCCGTGACGACGCGGACGTTCGACACCCCGGGCTTCAGCGGCATCACCTTCCACGAGATACGGGCCCGCACCCTCCTCAACCGGGTGCCGGGCGCCTCCCGGATGCCGTTCGAATGGACGGTCAACCCATACCGGGGATGCAGCCACGCCTGCGTCTACTGCTTCGCCCGCAGGACGCACAGCTATCTGGACCTGGACACCGGGCACGACTTCGACACGCAGATCGTGGTGAAGACCAACGCGGCGGAACTGCTGCGCCGCGAGCTGGCGGCGCCGCGCTGGAAGGGCGAGCACGTCGCCATGGGCACCAACGTCGACTGCTACCAGCGGGCCGAGGGCCGCTACCGGCTGATGCCGGGCATCCTGGAGGCGCTGCGCGACCGGGCCAACCCGTTCTCGATCCTCACCAAGGGCTCGTTGATCCTGCGCGACCTGGACCTGATACGGCAGTCCGCGAGCGTCACGGAGGTGTCCGTCGCCCTGTCCGTCGGCTTCGTGGACAACGAGCTGTGGCGCAGCGTGGAGCCGGGCACCCCTTCGCCCGAGACCCGGCTGGCGGTCTGCCGCACCTTCGCCGGGCACGGGATCGCGCCCGCCGTGCTGATGGCGCCGGTGCTGCCGTTCCTCAGCGACTCCCCCGAGCAGCTGCGGGCGACGGTGCGGGCCGTCGCCGCGGCCGGCGCCGGTTCCATCACCCCGCTGGTGCTGCACCTGCGGCCCGGCGCCCGCGAGTGGTACATGGCGTGGCTGGCCCGCGAGCACCCGCATCTGGTCCGGCGCTACGAGACGATGTACGCGGGCGGTTCGTACGCGCCGAAGTGGTACCAGCGGCAGGTCACCCGGCAGGTGCACGAGTTCGCCGCCGAGTTCGGCTGCGGGCCGTCGCTGCCGGGCGGCGCGCGGCGGCTGCGGCGGCCCGAGGAGCCGGCCGAGCCCGGACCCGCGCCCGCGCGCCCGCGCGGTTCCGTGCCCGCGGCGCCGCCCTCGGCCATGGAGGGGGACACCCAGCTCACCCTGCTGTGA
- a CDS encoding SRPBCC family protein encodes MALVEATTERIVEADPERVYAALADYAGTRGRVLPGQFSEYEVREGGKGAGTLVHWKLQATSKRIRDCLFDVTEPTPGQLVETDRNSTMVNTWTVTPAGEGRSRVVVGTTWQGAGGVGGFFERTFAPKGLGRIYGEALASLAAEVEQQPAA; translated from the coding sequence ATGGCGCTGGTCGAGGCCACCACGGAACGCATCGTCGAGGCGGATCCCGAGCGGGTGTACGCAGCGCTCGCCGACTACGCCGGGACCCGCGGCCGGGTGCTCCCTGGGCAGTTCAGCGAGTACGAGGTCCGGGAGGGCGGCAAGGGCGCCGGCACCCTCGTGCACTGGAAGCTCCAGGCCACCAGCAAGCGGATCCGCGACTGCCTGTTCGACGTCACCGAGCCCACCCCCGGGCAGCTCGTGGAGACCGACCGCAACTCCACGATGGTGAACACCTGGACCGTCACCCCGGCGGGCGAGGGCCGCAGCCGGGTCGTGGTCGGCACCACCTGGCAGGGCGCGGGCGGCGTCGGCGGCTTCTTCGAGCGCACCTTCGCGCCCAAGGGCCTCGGCCGGATCTACGGCGAGGCGCTGGCGTCCCTGGCCGCCGAGGTGGAGCAGCAGCCGGCCGCGTGA
- a CDS encoding SIR2 family NAD-dependent protein deacylase has protein sequence MSSRKPLVALLTGAGISTDSGIPDYRGPNGLWRRDPQAEKAVTYEAYMSDPEARRRAWRMRRDSATWRARPNAAHEAIVRLERAGVPVRVITQNVDGLHQLAGLTARKVLELHGTARTVVCTRCGERAAMAEALERVAAGEEDPGCRSCGGILKSATVLFGQSLDPQVLGEAMAIARACDTFIVVGTTLQVQPAASLAGLAAEHGARLVIVNAQPTPYDPLAAAVIREPIGTALPALLDGLTAA, from the coding sequence ATGAGTAGCCGCAAGCCTCTCGTGGCGTTGCTGACCGGGGCCGGGATCTCCACCGATTCCGGGATCCCCGACTACCGGGGGCCCAACGGTCTGTGGCGGCGCGACCCGCAGGCGGAGAAGGCCGTCACCTACGAGGCGTACATGTCCGACCCGGAGGCCCGGCGCCGGGCGTGGCGGATGCGGCGGGACAGCGCGACCTGGCGGGCACGGCCGAACGCGGCGCACGAGGCGATCGTGCGGCTGGAGCGGGCGGGCGTACCGGTGCGGGTGATCACGCAGAACGTGGACGGTCTGCACCAGCTGGCCGGGCTGACCGCGCGCAAGGTACTGGAGCTGCACGGGACCGCGCGGACCGTGGTGTGCACGCGGTGCGGTGAGCGGGCCGCGATGGCGGAGGCGCTGGAGCGGGTGGCGGCCGGGGAGGAGGATCCCGGCTGCCGGTCCTGCGGCGGCATCCTGAAGTCGGCGACGGTGCTGTTCGGGCAGTCCCTCGATCCGCAGGTGCTGGGCGAGGCGATGGCCATCGCGCGGGCCTGCGACACCTTCATCGTGGTCGGCACCACCCTCCAGGTGCAGCCCGCGGCCTCGCTGGCGGGCCTGGCCGCCGAGCACGGCGCTAGGCTGGTCATCGTCAACGCCCAGCCGACGCCCTACGACCCGCTGGCCGCCGCGGTGATCCGGGAGCCGATCGGCACCGCGCTCCCGGCGCTGCTCGACGGACTGACCGCGGCCTAG
- a CDS encoding glycerate kinase, which produces MSDAAIPPTARVLIASDKFKGSLTAVEVAAHVEAGLRRVVPALTVESLPVADGGDGTVDAAVAAGFERRAVRVTGPLGEPVEAAYALRDGTAVVEMAEASGLRRLPPGVFAPLAATTYGTGELLRAALEAGARTIVLGVGGSATSDGGAGMLSALGARLLDAQGVPVAPGGGALAALAQADLTGLDPRLADTEVVLAGDVDNPLLGPKGAAAVYGPQKGASPADVAALDAALRRYAEVLDALAAAQSPGAGAAGGLGFGALAGLGAVFRPGIAVLLDVLGFPDALGRADLVITGEGSLDEQTLHGKAPVGVAQAARARGLDVVAVCGRLALPPADLGAAGIRRAYPLTDIEPDPARCMAQAGPLLEQAAAGLARDYLLPPG; this is translated from the coding sequence ATGTCCGACGCTGCAATCCCGCCGACGGCGCGCGTGCTGATCGCCTCGGACAAGTTCAAGGGCTCCCTGACCGCGGTCGAGGTGGCCGCGCACGTCGAGGCCGGGCTGCGCCGGGTGGTGCCGGCGCTGACCGTCGAGTCGCTGCCCGTCGCCGACGGCGGCGACGGCACGGTCGACGCGGCCGTCGCGGCGGGCTTCGAGCGCCGTGCGGTACGGGTCACCGGGCCGCTCGGCGAACCGGTCGAGGCGGCGTACGCGCTGCGCGACGGCACCGCGGTGGTGGAGATGGCCGAGGCGTCCGGGCTGCGGCGCCTGCCGCCCGGGGTGTTCGCGCCGCTGGCCGCGACCACGTACGGCACCGGCGAGCTGCTGCGGGCCGCGCTCGAGGCGGGCGCCCGCACGATCGTCCTCGGCGTCGGCGGCAGCGCCACCAGCGACGGCGGCGCCGGCATGCTCAGCGCGCTCGGTGCCCGGCTGCTGGACGCGCAGGGGGTGCCCGTCGCGCCCGGCGGCGGGGCGCTGGCCGCGCTGGCCCAGGCGGACCTCACCGGACTGGACCCGCGGCTGGCCGACACCGAGGTCGTACTGGCCGGCGATGTCGACAACCCGCTGCTCGGGCCCAAGGGCGCCGCGGCGGTCTACGGGCCGCAGAAGGGCGCCTCACCGGCGGACGTGGCCGCCCTCGACGCGGCGCTGCGGCGCTACGCGGAGGTGCTGGACGCGCTCGCGGCGGCGCAGTCGCCGGGCGCGGGGGCGGCCGGCGGCCTCGGCTTCGGCGCGCTCGCCGGGCTCGGCGCCGTCTTCCGACCCGGTATCGCGGTACTGCTCGACGTGCTCGGCTTCCCCGACGCGCTGGGCCGGGCCGACCTGGTCATCACCGGCGAGGGCTCGCTCGACGAGCAGACCCTGCACGGCAAGGCCCCCGTCGGCGTCGCCCAGGCGGCCCGCGCCCGCGGGCTGGACGTGGTGGCCGTCTGCGGCCGGCTCGCGCTGCCTCCGGCCGACCTCGGCGCGGCAGGCATCCGCCGCGCCTACCCGCTCACCGACATCGAGCCGGACCCCGCCCGCTGCATGGCGCAGGCGGGCCCGCTGCTGGAACAGGCCGCCGCCGGGCTGGCCCGCGACTACCTCCTCCCGCCGGGCTGA
- the pssA gene encoding CDP-diacylglycerol--serine O-phosphatidyltransferase, translated as MTVLEPDTQSPAPTAPQAPAGATAASSSSWVSELEHEVADLPLSTRLSIADGLTLGNAICGFLAVYFTTTGVLVPHLMGTSDGAMSKNSAAGAVTLMLLASVFDLFDGLVARKFRSSAMGAELDNLSDLISFGLAPAYFVIVWGLVSDDAHGKVAALAAVMVVLAVVLRLARFSCTTLRDGVFQGMPSPFGAMTVVSLVLLELPFLPTVLAIVGVAWLMVSRVEYPKPRGRLALMTFCWTLVSMGCLTAWSLGVPGGHSLLQAGAALQCCAAAVIPCFATTRRVNTIRANRRSARAGVAR; from the coding sequence TTGACCGTGCTTGAGCCCGACACCCAGTCGCCGGCGCCCACCGCGCCGCAGGCACCCGCGGGTGCCACCGCCGCCTCCTCGTCCTCCTGGGTGAGCGAGCTGGAACACGAGGTCGCCGACCTGCCGCTGTCCACCCGGTTGTCCATCGCGGACGGGCTGACCCTCGGCAACGCGATCTGCGGCTTCCTGGCCGTGTACTTCACCACCACAGGCGTGCTGGTGCCGCACCTGATGGGCACCAGCGACGGCGCGATGTCCAAGAACAGCGCGGCCGGCGCGGTCACCCTGATGCTGCTGGCCTCGGTCTTCGACCTCTTCGACGGCCTGGTGGCGCGCAAGTTCCGCAGCTCCGCGATGGGCGCGGAACTGGACAATCTCTCCGACCTGATCAGCTTCGGTCTCGCCCCGGCGTACTTCGTGATCGTCTGGGGCCTCGTCTCGGACGACGCCCACGGGAAGGTCGCGGCGCTCGCCGCGGTCATGGTGGTGCTGGCGGTGGTGCTGCGGCTCGCCCGCTTCTCCTGCACGACGCTGCGGGACGGCGTCTTCCAGGGCATGCCCAGTCCGTTCGGCGCGATGACGGTCGTCTCGCTGGTGCTGCTGGAGCTGCCGTTCCTGCCGACGGTCCTGGCGATCGTGGGTGTCGCCTGGCTGATGGTGAGCCGGGTGGAGTACCCCAAGCCCCGGGGGCGGCTGGCCCTGATGACCTTCTGCTGGACCCTGGTCAGCATGGGCTGCCTCACCGCCTGGAGCCTGGGCGTCCCCGGCGGCCACAGCCTCCTGCAGGCCGGCGCCGCCCTCCAGTGCTGCGCCGCCGCGGTCATCCCCTGCTTCGCCACCACCCGCCGGGTCAACACGATCCGGGCCAACCGGCGCTCGGCGCGGGCCGGGGTCGCCCGCTAG
- a CDS encoding phytoene desaturase family protein — protein MADAVVVGAGPNGLTAAVELARAGLSVQLYEAADTIGGGARTEELTLPGFRHDSCSAVHPFGIGSPAFGALPLAEHGLEWLHPEIPMAHPFPDGTAAVLGRTVGETAASLGPRDAVTYRRLLAPYAGHWNAIAADFFRPPWAGLPRDPYRFVRFGLTGTPPAAALALRFRDPKARALLAGLAGHAISRLSEPFTGAMAMLFALAAHERGWPVARGGSQAISDALAGVLTGLGGEIRTGVTVRKLDELPPARAYVFDTSPTALARIAALGDAYRGYRYGPSVFKIDYALDGPVPWTAPAARRAGTVHIGPSYTEIGDALTRAVTGRPPGTPFLITTQPSVVDPSRAPAGKHVFWAYAHVPQGWHGDATDAIERQIERFAPGFRDLVLARAITGPAALATRNANYVGGDIACGAFAGLQTVLRPRLAAVPYATPRPGVFLCSSATPPGPGVHGMSGHNAARAVLRHLRRSARVAARV, from the coding sequence GTGGCCGACGCGGTGGTGGTCGGCGCCGGACCCAACGGGCTGACCGCCGCGGTCGAACTCGCCCGCGCCGGCCTGTCCGTGCAGCTCTACGAAGCCGCCGACACGATCGGCGGCGGCGCCAGGACCGAGGAGCTGACCCTGCCGGGCTTCCGGCACGACAGCTGCTCGGCGGTGCACCCCTTCGGTATCGGCTCACCCGCCTTCGGCGCGCTGCCGCTGGCCGAGCACGGCCTGGAGTGGCTGCACCCCGAGATCCCCATGGCGCACCCGTTCCCGGACGGCACCGCGGCGGTCCTCGGCCGGACCGTGGGCGAGACCGCGGCCTCCCTCGGACCCCGCGACGCGGTCACCTACCGGCGCCTGCTGGCCCCGTACGCCGGCCACTGGAACGCGATCGCCGCGGACTTCTTCCGGCCGCCGTGGGCCGGGCTGCCGCGCGACCCGTACCGCTTCGTCCGGTTCGGGCTGACCGGCACCCCGCCCGCCGCCGCGCTGGCGCTGCGCTTCCGCGACCCCAAGGCGCGGGCGCTGCTCGCCGGGCTCGCCGGGCACGCGATCTCCCGGCTGAGCGAGCCGTTCACCGGGGCCATGGCGATGCTGTTCGCGCTGGCCGCGCACGAACGGGGCTGGCCGGTGGCCCGCGGCGGCTCGCAGGCCATCTCCGACGCGCTGGCCGGAGTGCTGACCGGGCTCGGCGGCGAGATCAGGACCGGCGTCACCGTACGCAAGCTGGACGAGCTGCCGCCCGCCCGCGCGTACGTCTTCGACACCTCGCCGACCGCGCTGGCCCGGATCGCCGCGCTCGGCGACGCGTACCGCGGCTACCGCTACGGGCCCTCCGTCTTCAAGATCGACTACGCGCTCGACGGGCCGGTGCCGTGGACCGCGCCCGCCGCCCGCCGGGCCGGGACCGTGCACATCGGCCCGAGCTACACCGAGATCGGCGACGCGCTGACCCGGGCGGTCACCGGCCGGCCGCCCGGCACACCGTTCCTCATCACCACCCAGCCCAGCGTCGTCGACCCGTCCAGGGCGCCCGCGGGCAAGCACGTCTTCTGGGCCTACGCGCACGTCCCCCAGGGCTGGCACGGCGACGCCACTGACGCGATCGAGCGCCAGATCGAACGATTCGCGCCGGGCTTCCGCGACCTCGTCCTGGCCCGCGCCATCACCGGTCCTGCCGCCCTCGCCACCCGCAACGCCAACTACGTCGGCGGCGACATCGCCTGCGGCGCCTTCGCCGGCCTGCAGACCGTGCTGCGCCCCCGGCTGGCCGCCGTCCCCTACGCCACCCCGCGCCCCGGCGTCTTCCTGTGCTCCTCGGCGACCCCGCCGGGCCCCGGCGTGCACGGCATGAGCGGGCACAACGCCGCCAGGGCGGTGCTGCGCCACCTGCGGCGCTCGGCCCGCGTGGCGGCACGCGTCTGA